The DNA region GGCCTTCCGCGCGGCGGCGGAGGGCGAGTGCTTCGAGGAAGGCGTTGGCCGCGGCGTAGTTGGCCTGCCCGGCGCCGTCGAAGGTGGCCGCGGACGACGAGAACAGCACGAAAGCCGACAGGTCGAGGTCACGGGTGAGCTCGTCCAGGACGAGCGCGCCGGTGACCTTCGGCCGGAGGACGGCCGCCAGCCGCTCGTGGTCGAGCGTGGCGACGGTCGCGTCGTCGAGCACGCCGGCGGCGTGGACGACCGCCGACACCGGGTGTTCGGCGAGCAGTGCCGCGACGGCCTCGCGGTCGGCGATGTCGCAGGCGGCGACGGTGACGTCCGCTCCCAGCGCGGTGAGGTCGTCCACGAGCGGGCCCGCGGCGCCGCGACGGCTCACGAGAAGCAGGCTGCGGACCTCGTGCCGCTCGACCAGATGCCGGGCCAGCAGCCCGGCGAGACCGCCGGTCCCGCCGGTGATCAGCACCGTGCCACCGGTGGTGAACGAAGCCGGGGCCGGGCTCGGGACCCGCGTCAGCCTGGGGACCAGCACCACGCCGTCGCGGACGGCGAACTCGGGCTCCCCGGAAGCCAGTCCGGCGGCGAGGCCGTCTTCTCCCGTGACGTCGGCCAGCACCAGCCGGTCCGGATGCTCGGCCTGCGCGGAACGCACGAGCCCCCACGCGGCGGCCGTTGCGGGATCAGGGCTTTCGGTGGCGACGGCGCCCTCGGTCAGCAGTGCCAGCCGGGCCGGGGCGAACCGGTCGTCGGCGAGCCAGGCCTGGACGAGATCCAGCACGCCTTCAAGGGACTCACCGCAGCGGACGGCGACGACCGGCGGCACCTCGCCGTCGACGGCGGTCAGGTCCGGGTAGAGCCGGTATTCAGCGGTACCCGGGCTTCCGGAAAGCGGAACCCAGTCGACGCCGTAGAGCGCGCCGTCCTGCGCGCGCGGCGCGGTGGCGAGCGGGCGCAGGGCCAGGGATTCCACCGACGCGACGGGCTCGCCCGCGGCGTCGGCCACCTTCAGGGACACCGAGTACGTCCCGGCTTCGGCGCCCGCGACGTGGTTCTCGAGCTTGACGCGCAGCACGTCGGCACCACTCGCGTGCAGCGTCACACCGGACCACGCGAACGGCAGCGCCGCGGGACCACCGCCCCCGGCCCCGAGTTCGAGCACGTGCAGGGCCGCGTCCAGCAGCGCCGGATGCACGCCGAACCCGCCCTGGGTCTCCGGCACGGCGGCGACCTCGGCGTAGAGGTCGTCACCGGCCCGCCACGCGGCGCGCAGGCACCGGAACGCCGGTCCGTAGTCGAGGCCGGAATCGGCGAGCCGGTCGTAGAGATCGGAAAGGTCTAGGGGCTCACCGGCGGGCGGCCACGCCCCGAAGTCGGGAGCGGTCGCCGCGGCGCCGAGCGTGCCCGAAGCGCACCGCGTCCACTCGTCGTCGTCCGTGTCACGGAAGAAGATCAGGAGCCTGCCGTCGCGGACCGACACCTGGACCTGGACGCCCGCTTCGGAAACCACCAACGGCATTTCGAGGGTCAGTTCTTCGACGCCGCCGGATCCCGCGAGCTCCGCGGCCCGCAACGCCAGTTCGAGCAGCGCGGTGCCCGGCAGCACCACGTCACCACCGACGACGTGGTCGGCGAGCCAAGGCTGGGTGAGCGGGGACAGCCTGCCGGAAAGCAGCAGGGCACCGTCTTCGGCCGTGGTGACCGACGCCCGCAGGAGCGGATGACCTGTGTCGCCCAGCCCGTAGGCACCGGGATCCCCGGCGGTGTCCTGGTCGATCAGCCAGTACCGCTGCCGTTCGAAGGCATAAGTCGGCAAATCGGTCTTCGGGTGCTCGCCGAACACCCGGGGCCAGCCGGGTTCGGCGCCGCGGACCCACAGTTCGGCCAGCGACACGGCGAGCGCCTCCGCCTCCGGCCGCGAGCCGCGCAGGCTCGGCACCAGCGCCGGTCCCTCACCGTCGAGGACTTCGGCCGCCATCGGGGTCAGCACCGCGTCCGGGCCGAGTTCCAGGAGCACGTCGACGCCGAGTTCGTCCAGCCGCCGCACGCCGTCGGCGAACCGCACCGGGCGGCGCACGTGCTCCACCCAGTACTCCGGCGCCGTCGCCTCGGTGAGCAGTTCACCGGACACGGTGGACACCAGCGGAATCGCCGGCTTCCGGAAGGTGAGGATCTCGGCGAACCGGCGGAACTCGTCGAGCATCCCGTCCATGTGGTGCGAGTGGAAGGCGTGACTCACCTTGAGCCGTTTGGTCTTGCGCCCGGCGAACGCGGCGGCGATCTCCTCGACCGCGGCCTCGTCGCCGGAGACGACCACCGACCGCGGGCCGTTGACGGCCGCGATCGCGAGGCGGTCGCCCAGCAGCGGCAGGATCTCGTCCTCCTTCGCCTGCACGGCGAGCATCGCACCGCCCTCGCGCGTGTCCTGCATCAGGCGTCCCCGCGCGGCGACGAGCGCGGCGGCGTCGGAGAGCGAGAGCATGCCCGAGACGTGCGCGGCGGCCAGCTCGCCGATCGAGTGCCCGGCGACGTAATCGGGGCGCAGGCCCCAGTGCTCGTACAACCGGAACAGCGCGACCTCGACGGCGAACAGCGCGCACTGCGCGTATTCGGTGCGGTGCAGCAGCCCGGCTTCCTCGGTGCCCTCGGCAGCGAACACGATCTCGGCCAACGGCCGGTCCAGTTGCAGGTCGAGATGCCCGCAGGCGTCGTCGAAGGCGGCGGCGAACGCCGGGAACCGGCGGTGCAGTTCGTGGCCCATCCCGGCGCGCTGGCTGCCCTGGCCGCTGAAGACGATCCCGACCCGCGCCGTCCCGTGGACCAGGCTCGGCAGAGCTTCACCGGTGGCCAACGCGTCCAACCCGGCCAACAGTCCCGCGCGATCGGCGGCGGTCACCACGGCCCGCCACTCCAGGGCGGACCGGGTGGTGGCGAGCGCGGCGGCGATGGCGGGGAGGTCACTGTCCGGCAGGTCTTCGCGCAGCCGCGCGGCCTGACGGCGCAAGGCGTTCTCGTCGCGGCCGCTGACGGGGAACAACCAGGTGGGCCAGGCTTCCGGCGCCGGCTCGGGCTCCTCTTCGGCGGGGGCCTGTTCGAGGACGGCGTGCGCGTTGGTGCCGCTCATCCCGAACGACGACACCGCCGCGCGGCGGGGCGCCCCGGTCTCCGGCCAGCCGGCGGTCTCGCCGAGCAGCTCGACGGCACCGGAGGCCCACGCGACCTTCGGGGTGGGTTCGTCGGCGTGCAGGGTCTTGGGCAGCACACCGTGCCGCATCGCCTGCACCATCTTGATCACCCCGGCCACCCCGGCGGCCGACTGGGTGTGCCCGATGTTCGACTTGACCGAACCGAGCAGCAGCGGGCGCTCGCGGTCGCGGCCATAGGTCGCCAGTAGGGCCTGCGCCTCGATCGGGTCGCCGAGAACGGTGCCGGTGCCGTGTGCTTCGACAGCGTCCACTTCGGACGGTGCGAGCCCCGCGTTCGCCAGCGCGCGCCGGATCACCCGCTGCTGCGCGGCGCCGTTGGGCGCGGTGAGGCCGTTGCTGGCGCCGTCGGAGTTGATCGCGGTGCCGCGGACGACGGCGAGCACCCGGTGCCCGTTGCGCCGGGCGTCGGAAAGCCTTTCCAGCACCAGCATCCCGACGCCTTCGGACCAGCCGGTGCCGTCGGCCAAGGCGGAGAACGGTTTGCAGCGGCCGTCCGGGGCGAGCCCGCGCTGACGGCTGAAGGCGAGGAAACCGCCCGGGCTCGACATCACCGCGACGCCGCCCGCCACCGCGATCGAGCACTCCCCCAGCCGCAGCGCCTGCCCGGCCAGGTGCAGGGCCACCAGCGACGACGAGCACGCCGTGTCCACGGTGACCGTCGGGCCCTCGAACCCGAACGCGTACGAGACTCGGCCGGACGCGACGCTCGCCGCGTTACCGGTCAGCAGATACCCTTCGAGGCCTTCTTCCGCGCCACCGAGACGTGGTCCGTATTCCTGGGTCTCCGCGCCGACGAACACGCCGGTCGCGCTGCCCCGCAAGGTCGCCGGGTCGATCCCCGCCCGCTCGAACGCCTCCCACGAGGTCTCCAGCAACAAGCGCTGCTGCGGATCCATCGCCAGCGCCTCACGCGGCGAGATCCCGAAGAAACCCGCGTCGAAATCCCCGGCGCCGTCGAGGAAACCGCCTCGCCGGGTGTAGGTCTTGCCGGGCACCCCGGGGTCGGGGTCGTACAGCGATTCCACGTCCCAGCCGCGGTCGGCCGGGAACTCCGACGTCGCGTCCCCACCCTCGGTGACCAGGCGCCAGAGGTCCTCCGGCGAACCGATCCCGCCGGGATAGCGGCAGGCCATGCCGACGATCGCGATCGGCTCGTCGCCGGCGATCGGCTGGTAGTCCTCGATCTCGGCCACGGCCTCGCCGGCGAGCAGATCGCGCAGGTGCCCGGCGAGCGCCGACGGCGTCGGATGGTCGAAGACGAGCGTCACCGGCAGTTCCAGCGCGGTGGCCGCCGAGATCCGCCGGTGCAGCTCCACCGCCGCGAGGGAATCGAACCCGAGTTCGGCGAACGGCGTCCCGGGCGCCGCGGCCCCCGCGTCCGGCTTCGCCTCCAGCACCGCTTCGGTCTCGGCGACGACCAGAGCGGCGAGCGCCCGCCGTCGCTCCCCGTCCGGGGTTTCGTCGAAAGCGGCCAGCACCGTGGCCCAGTCCGGCCGAACACGTCGAGTTCGCAGAATCAGTTCGTCTCGCATGGTCCGCATTTCGGGTTCGAGGATGGGGTTCCGAAGCTAGTGCGGGAACGGACCCCTTTCGCACCCCTACGTCCCCCTGTTCACCGTCGAGCGCGGGGGCGGGCAGGGGTCGGTGCGGCGGTTCCGCGGGCAGGTCTGGGGCGCAGGTCGCGAAAGCCACTTTCGCGACGTCTGATGTCCCGAAAGTGGCTTTCGCGACACGCCCCCGTATCCGACTTGGGCTGAAGGCTCCCTTCGCCGCATCAGACGCGGCGAAGGGAGCCTTCAGCCCATCACTGTCGCACCAAGGTCAGAGCCGGGCCGCCAGCTCCCGTTTGAGGATCTTGCCGCTCGGCCCGAGCGGCATCGCGTCGAGAAACTCCACCCGGCGCGGGTATTTGTAGGCCGCGACGTGCTTCTTGCTCCACGCCACGAGTTCGGCCGCCAGTTCCGGCCCGGCTTCCCGGTCCGGAGCGGTCACGACGACGGCGCAGATCTCCTCGCCGTACCGTTCGTCCGGCACGCCGATCACCGCGACCTGGGCGATCGCGGGATGCCTGGCCAGTACTTCCTCGATCTCGCGCGGATACACGTTGTAGCCGCCGCGGAGGATCATGTCCTTTTTGCGGTCCACAAGGGACAGATAGCCGTCGTCGTCGAGGAAGCCGAGGTCGCCGCTGCGGAACCAGCCGTCCACGATCACGGCCGCCGTCGCCTCGGGCCGGTTCAGGTAGCCCGCCATCACGTTGTGGCCACGGACGACGATCTCGCCGACCTCGCCCGGCGGCATCGGCTCGATCCGGTCTTCGGTCTCGGCGCGCGCGATGGCGACGTCCACGCCCCAGATCGGTTTGCCGACGGTGCCCGCGCGGGTCGGCCACGCGCGCTGGTTGTAGGCCACCACCGGCGAGGTCTCGGTGAGGCCGTACCCCTCGTAGATCGGGCAGTCGAACTCCGCCTCGAACCGTTCCAGGAGCGCCACGGGCAGCGAGGAGCCACCGGAGAAGGCGCGGTCGAGTTTGGGCCTTCGCGGATCCTCCGCGGCGGCCTCCAGCAACGCGACGTACATCGTCGGCACGCCCATGAACAGCGAGCAGTTCTGCTCCACCATCAGCTCCAGCGCCTGCCGCGCGTCGAACCGCGACATCAGCACCATCGTCGCGCCGGCGCGGAAACAGGTCGCCATGCCGCAGATCTGGCCGAAGGTGTGGAACAGCGGCAAGCAGCCGAGCAGCACGTCGTCGGCGTGGAAGTCGAACGGCGACAGCATCGTGGTGGTCACGTTCAGCACGACGCTCAGCTGGGTCAGCATCGCGCCCTTGGGTTTGCCGGTGGTCCCCGAGGTGTACAGGATCAGGGCGAGGTCCGACGGTTCCCGGGGTTCGTACCGCTCGATCTCGGCGGCGGCCCCGGCGAGGACGTCGAGGCGGGTCCGGCCGGTGTCGCCGTCCTCCAGCATCGTCAGTACTTCGACACCGGCCGCGTCGGCGGCCTCGCCGCCCTGCTCCAGGAGGGCGGGGCCGCAGATCAGCACCCGGGCGTCGCAGTCGGTGAGGATGTACTGGATCTCCTCCGCGACGAGCAACGTGTGCACCGGCACGACCACCGCCCGAGCGCCAGGGCACCGAAGTAGACCATCGGGAACTCCGGGGTGTTCGGCAGGAGCAGCACGACCCGGTCACCGGCGCCGACCCCCTGGCCCCGGAGCGCGGAGGCGTACCTCTTCGCCCCGGCCCAGAGTTCCCGGTAGGAGAACGGTTCCCCGTCGAACACGAGCGCGGGGTGGTCCGGCCGCCTGCCCGCCGAATCGGCGAGGACGGCCGCGAGCGACAAGGACACCGGACTCCCCTCTCAGAGCCTGTTGGCCGAGCTGAACGGATATATCGACGCGAAGGGGCCCATCACCGCGTCAGACGCGGTGAAAGCGCCCTTCAGCCCCAGCTCACGGATGTGTCACCTTCGCCTTGCTCAGCCGCGCGGCAGGCCGAGGTCCAGCCAGATCTGGTCCAGCGCCTCGACCATCTTCTGCACGTCGCTGCCGGTGTGCACCGCCGACGGGGCCGTGCGCAGGATCTCCTGTCCGAACGGGACACTCGGCGCGTTGATCGACTGGATGTAGATCCCGTGCCGCTGCAGCAGGAGCTCGTGCACCTTCTTGCACAGCGCGTCGTCGCCGACCAGGATCGACACGATATGCGACGCGTCCGAAAGGAACGGGATCCCGCGCTCGGCGAGCAGTTTGTGCAGCAGCTGGGCGTTGTCGGCGAGGATCTCCCGCTCCCGCTCCGAGGAACGCAGGTGCCGGACGGCGGCGAGCGCTCCGGCGGCCACGGCGGGTGGCAGCGCGGTGGTGAAGATGAACGAACGCGAGTGGGTGCGCACGGCGTCGATGAGCGCGGCCGGTCCGGCGATGTACCCGCCGGTGGTGCCGAACCCCTTGGCCAGCGTGCCCATCACGACGGTGAACTCGTCGGCGATCCCCTCGCGAGCGGCGATCCCGGCGCCTTCGGGGCCGTACATCCCGACGGCGTGCACTTCGTCCACATAGGTCATGGCGTCGTACTGCCGTGCCAGCGCGGCGAATTCGGCCAGCGGCGCGATGTCGCCGTTCATCGAGTAGACCGACTCGAACACGATCATCTTCGGCCGGTCCGCCGGGGCGGCGGCGAGCAGCTCGGCCAGGTGGGCGACGTCGTTGTGGCGGAAGATCTTCTTCTCCGCGCCGCTGTGCCGCAGCCCGTCGATGATGGAGGCGTGGTTCTTCTCGTCGGAGAACACGATGCAGCCCTCGGGGCGGCCCGCCAGCACGGTCAGCGAACCGTCGTTGGCGGTGTAGCCGGAGGTGAACAGCAGCGCGTCCTCCTTGCCGTGCAGTTCGGCCAGTTCGCGTTCCAGCGCCACGTGATAGT from Amycolatopsis sp. EV170708-02-1 includes:
- a CDS encoding AMP-binding enzyme, yielding MPPGEVGEIVVRGHNVMAGYLNRPEATAAVIVDGWFRSGDLGFLDDDGYLSLVDRKKDMILRGGYNVYPREIEEVLARHPAIAQVAVIGVPDERYGEEICAVVVTAPDREAGPELAAELVAWSKKHVAAYKYPRRVEFLDAMPLGPSGKILKRELAARL
- the hemA gene encoding 5-aminolevulinate synthase, producing the protein MTTYLESFQRTLQGEVLQKRDFLEIGRQAGRFPTASRYEEAEAVAEINVWCSNDYLGMGQHPDVLSAMKEAVERFGAGAGGSRNIAGTNHYHVALERELAELHGKEDALLFTSGYTANDGSLTVLAGRPEGCIVFSDEKNHASIIDGLRHSGAEKKIFRHNDVAHLAELLAAAPADRPKMIVFESVYSMNGDIAPLAEFAALARQYDAMTYVDEVHAVGMYGPEGAGIAAREGIADEFTVVMGTLAKGFGTTGGYIAGPAALIDAVRTHSRSFIFTTALPPAVAAGALAAVRHLRSSEREREILADNAQLLHKLLAERGIPFLSDASHIVSILVGDDALCKKVHELLLQRHGIYIQSINAPSVPFGQEILRTAPSAVHTGSDVQKMVEALDQIWLDLGLPRG